One Streptomyces umbrinus genomic window, ACCCCTGACGACCGCCGCCACCAGCGACGGCGCCCGCCCTTCGGCCTGAGCGGTGGCGATTCGGTGCAGCAGGGCCCGGCGCGTGGCGGGAAGCAGTTCTTCCACAGGTGTCGTCATGGCCCAAGTCCACCTGCCCCGGCGGCCCGCGTCGAGTGCATTTGTGCCCGCCGCGGGATCTCGCGTCTCACTGATCATTGATCACGGATCACGGATCACGGATCACGGATCACGGATCACAACGAGCGTTGCGCGCGCAGGACGGTGTCGTGGGTGTGGTGGGTGCCGGCGGGTGCGGGAGCTGTCCGTGGGCGGGTTTCGTTGATCAGGACGGTCCAGTCGTGGTCGAGGAGCTTGGCGATGTCGTCCGGCTGGTAGTAGTCGCCGGGGTCGAAGCCCTGCTCCGGGCGCGGGGACAGGTCGGCAAGGTCGTGGCTGGCGAAGAGCAGGATGCCGCCGGGTGCGACGGCGTTCAGCAGGCCGCGCAGAGCGGTGTGATCCGGCTGGATTGAGAGCGGGAAGTACTGGACGGACACCAGGTCGAACGCGTCGCCGGGGGTGGCGTGATGTTCAGGTCCGCCCGTGTCCAGGCCACACGGCCCTCGACGTCCGCGGCAGCGGTGGCCGCACGCTGCAGGGCGGTCACCGAGATGTCGACCGCGGTGACCTGCCAGCCGCGCCGGGCCAGCCAGAAGGCGTCGGCGCCTTCACCGCATCCGACGTCGAGCGCCTGCCCCGGCGGCAGGTCGGTGACCTCGGTGACGAGCACTCCGTTGGGGTCGCCGCTGAAGACCTGGTCGCGGCTGCGGTACATCTCGTCCCAGAACTGTGCGTCCATCGCCTGCGCGTTCATTGTCCGTGCCTCGCTCAGTGGGTCAGGTGCCGTGGCGTCGGTCGCCCATGGCCTGCCATAAACCTGTCCCCGTCCATGACGAACCGACAAAGTTCTTTGCGAGAACTGCAAAGCGGTGGGCACAGTGATCGCATGAACGACGAGTTCGACACCGTGCTGGCCGCGGTCGGGCCACGGCTGCGCGAGTTGCGGCGCCGCAGCGGGGCCACCCTGACCGCCCTGTCGGAGACCACCGGCATTCCGGTCAGCACCCTGTCCCGGCTGGAGTCCGGACACCGCAAGCCGGGCCTGGAACTGATGTTGCCCCTGGCCAAGACGTATCGGATGCCGCTCGACGAACTCGTCGGCTCCCCTCCCGGCCTCGACCCCCGGGTGTACCCGCAGCCGTTCACCCGGAACGGCATGACCGTCATCCCGCTGACCCGGAAACCCGGCGGGCTGCAAGCCTTCAAGCAGATCCTCCCGGCCGGCCCCACCGACCGTGAACCGGATCTCCGCTCACACGAGGGATACCACTGGCTGTACGTCCTGAACGGACGACTGCGCCTCGTGCTCGCCGACCAGGACCTTGTCCTCACCACGGGCGAGGTCGCCGAATTCGACACCCACCTCCCGCACTGGTTCGGCAACGCCGACGAGCGGCCGGTGGAGTTCCTGAGCATCCTCGGTCCCCAGGGCGAACGCTTCCACATCAGGGCCCGCTACCGACGCGGCTGACCGCCGCGCTCTCCTCAGCTGTCCGGACGGACGTGTAGGGTCTCGCCGCTCGTGACGTGTCGATCCTGCGTGACCTGGGCGTTCTTGGCTGTCTCACGGCCTTGTCAGCCATGATCAGTCTCAAATCCGTGGTATTTCCTCGCGAGGGCGGGGTCGAGATCAGGCGGCTTGTCCGAGTCGGCCGAGTACACCACGCTGAGCCCCGAGCACGAGGACTACCGGCGAGCCCAGATCGCGCACCGATGAGTTTCCCGCGCCGCGCTGGTCCATACGCCGGACACCCACGAACGGAAGGCTGAGCCATGCGGAAACTGATCTACGCCATGAACCTGTCCCTGGACGGCTACATCGCCGCGCCCGGCGACGACATCGGCTGGGGCGTGCAGAGCGACGAGCTGTTCCAGTTCTGGTCCGACCAGTTGCAGGCGACCGACCTGTCGCTGTACGGGCGCAAGCTGTGGCAGACGATGAGCTCCCACTGGCCGACCGGCGACCAGCAGCCGGGCGCCACCCCGGCGGAGATCGAGTTCGCGCACCGCTGGCGGGACATGTCGAAGGTGGTGTTCTCCTCGACGATCGACAAGGTCGACTGGAACACCCGCCTGGTCACCGGCGACGCGGTCGCCGAGATCACCCGGCTCAAGGCCGAGGACGGCGGCCCGATGGCCATCGGCGGCGCGACGCTCGCCGGGGCGGCCATGCGGGCCGGGCTGATCGACGAGTACATGCTGGCCACCGCGCCGGTCCTGGTGGGCGGCGGCACGCCGTTCTTCACCGCG contains:
- a CDS encoding class I SAM-dependent methyltransferase; this encodes MDAQFWDEMYRSRDQVFSGDPNGVLVTEVTDLPPGQALDVGCGEGADAFWLARRGWQVTAVDISVTALQRAATAAADVEGRVAWTRADLNITPPPATRSTWCPSSTSRSQSSRITPLCAAC
- a CDS encoding helix-turn-helix domain-containing protein: MNDEFDTVLAAVGPRLRELRRRSGATLTALSETTGIPVSTLSRLESGHRKPGLELMLPLAKTYRMPLDELVGSPPGLDPRVYPQPFTRNGMTVIPLTRKPGGLQAFKQILPAGPTDREPDLRSHEGYHWLYVLNGRLRLVLADQDLVLTTGEVAEFDTHLPHWFGNADERPVEFLSILGPQGERFHIRARYRRG
- a CDS encoding dihydrofolate reductase family protein, with translation MRKLIYAMNLSLDGYIAAPGDDIGWGVQSDELFQFWSDQLQATDLSLYGRKLWQTMSSHWPTGDQQPGATPAEIEFAHRWRDMSKVVFSSTIDKVDWNTRLVTGDAVAEITRLKAEDGGPMAIGGATLAGAAMRAGLIDEYMLATAPVLVGGGTPFFTALDNWVNLNLVETRTFPGGVILTRYETRR